The Mesobacillus jeotgali genome window below encodes:
- a CDS encoding MFS transporter, producing the protein MNGLSRNKAFITLMVAQLISSVGDWLSVIAIITMVGLKWEASPMEVSMIILCLAVPMALLGPFTGTIADRFNRKALMILSDLVRAGLILILAFANSLWTVYICLFMIGILSAVFVPAKNGKLKELIDQENMKSAMSITSMIDSGTKVLGPLLSGMLVSAFGTQLVFFIDSGTFVLSALLLLALPKEAAAIGSDAAEPGNASFKEDILEGIRFIKGNHFLMVGISVLGISLLILQLSDSQIIVLLRELSNVSPDLFGYIVTASGVGMFLAGMLLAKKTDYNALVLMFIGVCGIGVGFSMMAVCTVWDLALPTLWGPTLGLVAGFSGGLVFIPFQAAVQTDTPVHMTGRVFGVLNSVTTTATIIGPLVGGLLATILGVIPTFVITGILLVAVAVVGLIFKSKIERGRVNVSEGQSGAHGTASS; encoded by the coding sequence ATGAATGGTCTTTCAAGAAATAAAGCGTTTATTACATTGATGGTAGCGCAGTTAATATCAAGTGTTGGTGACTGGTTAAGCGTCATTGCGATCATAACGATGGTTGGATTGAAGTGGGAGGCATCTCCAATGGAGGTGTCCATGATTATCCTTTGTTTGGCGGTACCAATGGCACTGCTTGGGCCCTTTACCGGAACGATTGCTGACAGATTCAACAGAAAAGCATTAATGATACTTTCAGACTTAGTGAGAGCAGGCCTTATTCTGATTCTGGCTTTTGCCAATTCTTTATGGACTGTTTATATATGCTTGTTCATGATTGGAATACTTTCAGCTGTATTTGTCCCGGCAAAGAACGGCAAGCTTAAGGAGCTTATAGATCAGGAGAATATGAAAAGTGCCATGTCGATTACTTCCATGATTGATTCCGGGACGAAGGTGCTCGGGCCATTGTTGAGCGGAATGTTGGTCTCAGCTTTTGGCACCCAGCTGGTGTTCTTTATCGACTCTGGAACCTTTGTCCTTTCAGCTCTTCTGCTTCTTGCATTGCCAAAGGAAGCGGCAGCAATAGGGAGTGATGCCGCTGAGCCAGGGAATGCCTCATTTAAAGAGGACATCTTGGAAGGCATCAGGTTCATTAAAGGAAATCATTTTTTAATGGTGGGAATTTCAGTGTTAGGGATAAGCCTGTTAATTTTGCAGCTCTCTGACTCCCAAATCATCGTATTGCTCAGGGAACTGTCGAATGTTTCACCAGACCTGTTCGGTTATATCGTCACAGCTTCAGGGGTCGGAATGTTTTTGGCAGGAATGCTCTTGGCTAAAAAAACAGATTACAATGCCCTGGTTTTGATGTTCATTGGAGTTTGTGGGATTGGGGTCGGTTTTAGTATGATGGCTGTATGTACAGTATGGGATTTAGCCCTGCCAACCTTGTGGGGGCCAACTCTCGGATTGGTTGCTGGATTTTCTGGAGGATTGGTGTTCATTCCATTTCAGGCTGCTGTCCAAACCGACACTCCGGTACACATGACAGGCAGGGTTTTTGGTGTATTAAATAGTGTAACCACCACTGCGACGATCATTGGGCCATTGGTTGGAGGATTGCTTGCTACTATTTTGGGAGTGATCCCGACATTTGTGATTACTGGAATCTTATTGGTTGCAGTCGCAGTGGTTGGTCTCATTTTTAAAAGTAAAATAGAACGGGGGAGAGTCAATGTCTCCGAAGGTCAGTCAGGAGCACATGGAACAGCGTCGAGCTGA
- a CDS encoding TetR family transcriptional regulator → MSPKVSQEHMEQRRAEILKAAEKVFIEYGFERATMKHIMDAANVSRGGLYQYFSNKEAVFETILEEGLSLELDETLQMLKENATSYWDMLMKTIFGEGGEPDDEMDPLAPAKLEFFIIGRNDEHRRAYGTTRYNNGLKIYAHIIEHGQRSGEFSTRYDHEIIARSIIAFIDGLAVEDAMLSREDLKIKEQSILFVEYLKLALGINGD, encoded by the coding sequence ATGTCTCCGAAGGTCAGTCAGGAGCACATGGAACAGCGTCGAGCTGAAATTTTAAAGGCGGCAGAGAAAGTTTTCATTGAATATGGATTTGAGCGGGCCACGATGAAGCACATAATGGACGCTGCGAATGTCAGCAGAGGCGGGCTGTATCAATATTTTTCAAATAAAGAAGCAGTGTTCGAAACCATTCTTGAAGAAGGATTATCGCTGGAATTGGATGAGACATTGCAGATGTTAAAGGAAAATGCGACATCTTACTGGGATATGCTGATGAAAACCATCTTTGGGGAGGGCGGTGAGCCTGATGATGAGATGGATCCTTTAGCCCCGGCAAAACTCGAATTCTTTATCATCGGAAGGAATGATGAGCACAGGAGAGCATACGGAACAACACGATACAATAATGGATTGAAAATATATGCCCATATTATCGAACATGGCCAAAGGAGCGGTGAGTTCAGCACGAGGTATGACCATGAAATCATCGCACGTTCAATCATTGCCTTCATCGACGGCTTAGCCGTAGAGGACGCGATGTTATCAAGAGAAGATTTGAAAATCAAAGAGCAATCCATCTTGTTTGTCGAATATTTAAAATTAGCCCTAGGAATAAATGGTGACTAA
- the aceB gene encoding malate synthase A, with product MSTQTTGIEIVGSMKKGYEEILTPEALDFVERLERHFGERRVELLAAREKRQEEINGGKLPDFLPETKHIRESEWTIAPLPKDLQDRRVEITGPTDRKMVINALNSGAKIFMADCEDSTSPTWEAIVEGQINLRDAVNRTISFENANGKKYQLNEETAVLMVRPRGWHLEEKHVLLDGKPISGGLFDFAMYFFHNAKKLVEQGTGPYFYLPKMESHLEARLWNDVFVYAQNHLGIPQGTIKATVLIETILASFEMNEILYELKEHSAGLNCGRWDYIFSYLKKLRSQDDVILPDRSQVTMTVPFMRSYSLLTIQTCHRRKAPAMGGMAAQIPIKNDEEANAEAFAKVRADKEREARDGHDGTWVAHPGLVPVAMEAFNKEMPEPNQIESGKQMDVEVKAADLLAVPEGTITEAGVRMNINVGIQYVASWLNGRGAAPIHNLMEDAATAEISRAQLWQWIRHPKGVLEDGRKVTVEMYHELKEEELEKIKLEVGKAVFENGKFEQAAEMFDELILNDEFVEFLTLPGYQALA from the coding sequence ATGTCGACACAAACTACAGGAATTGAAATTGTAGGCAGCATGAAAAAAGGATACGAAGAAATTTTGACACCAGAGGCTCTTGATTTTGTAGAGCGGCTTGAAAGGCATTTTGGCGAGCGCCGGGTAGAGTTGCTGGCAGCCCGTGAAAAGCGCCAGGAGGAAATTAACGGAGGAAAGCTTCCGGACTTTTTGCCAGAGACAAAGCACATTCGTGAAAGCGAATGGACAATTGCCCCTCTGCCGAAGGACCTGCAGGATCGCAGAGTTGAAATCACTGGTCCGACTGACAGGAAGATGGTCATCAATGCGCTCAATTCCGGAGCGAAGATTTTCATGGCGGACTGCGAGGATTCAACTTCTCCCACATGGGAAGCGATTGTTGAAGGGCAGATCAACCTAAGGGACGCGGTGAACAGGACGATCTCTTTTGAAAACGCAAATGGCAAAAAGTATCAACTGAATGAAGAAACAGCTGTTTTAATGGTTCGCCCAAGAGGCTGGCACCTAGAAGAAAAACATGTATTGCTCGATGGCAAACCGATTTCCGGCGGATTATTCGATTTCGCGATGTACTTTTTCCATAATGCGAAAAAGCTGGTAGAGCAGGGCACAGGCCCATATTTCTACCTCCCTAAGATGGAGAGCCACCTAGAAGCGCGCCTATGGAACGATGTGTTCGTTTATGCACAGAATCATCTCGGCATACCACAGGGAACGATTAAAGCAACTGTTTTGATTGAAACAATCCTGGCTTCATTCGAAATGAATGAGATTCTATATGAACTGAAAGAGCACTCCGCTGGATTGAACTGCGGACGATGGGATTATATTTTCAGCTATCTAAAAAAACTGCGTTCACAGGATGATGTGATTTTACCGGATCGCTCTCAGGTAACAATGACGGTTCCGTTCATGAGGTCATACTCCTTGCTGACAATCCAGACCTGCCACCGCCGCAAAGCTCCGGCAATGGGCGGCATGGCGGCGCAAATCCCAATCAAAAATGACGAGGAAGCAAATGCAGAAGCATTCGCAAAGGTACGCGCCGATAAAGAACGCGAAGCCCGCGACGGCCATGATGGCACATGGGTAGCACATCCTGGGCTGGTTCCTGTAGCAATGGAGGCATTCAACAAAGAGATGCCGGAACCGAACCAGATTGAATCTGGAAAGCAGATGGATGTTGAAGTGAAAGCAGCTGATCTGCTTGCTGTACCAGAAGGGACTATAACAGAAGCTGGCGTCCGCATGAACATCAATGTCGGCATCCAGTATGTAGCTTCCTGGCTGAATGGCCGCGGCGCAGCGCCAATCCATAACCTGATGGAGGATGCGGCAACAGCGGAGATTTCCCGTGCTCAGCTATGGCAATGGATTCGCCATCCAAAAGGAGTCCTGGAAGATGGCCGCAAAGTGACGGTTGAAATGTACCATGAGCTGAAGGAAGAGGAGCTTGAAAAAATCAAGCTGGAAGTCGGCAAAGCGGTATTTGAAAATGGGAAATTCGAGCAGGCGGCAGAAATGTTTGATGAATTGATTTTAAATGATGAGTTCGTTGAATTTTTAACATTGCCTGGCTATCAGGCTTTAGCTTAA
- the pruA gene encoding L-glutamate gamma-semialdehyde dehydrogenase — protein MVQPYKHEPFTNFKDEENREGYLTGLKTVEGYLGQDYDLVIGGERISTEDKIVSYNPSNKEEVIGRVSKANRDLAEKAMQAAVEAFKTWKKVKPETRADVLFKAAAIIRRRKHEFSALLTKEAGKPWNEADADTAEAIDFLEYYARQMLKIKDGMPVNSRPNEYNRYDYIPLGVGIVISPWNFPLAIMAGTTVAAIVTGNTVLLKPASTTPVVAAKFVEVMEEAGLPAGVLNFVPGSGAEVGDYLVDHKDTRFVSFTGSRDVGLRIYERASKLSEGQIWLKRVIAEMGGKDTMVVDKDADLELAAQAITASAFGFSGQKCSACSRAVIVEDVYDQVLNRVVELTNELKLDDPTDQSTFMGPVNDQGAFDKIMSYIEIGKEEGRLMTGGEGDSSKGYFIKPTVFADVDPQARIMQEEIFGPVVAFAKAKDFDHALEIANNTEYGLTGAVITRNRENIQKAREDFHVGNLYFNRGCTGAIVGYQPFGGFNMSGTDSKAGGPDYLLLHMQAKTTSEMY, from the coding sequence ATGGTTCAGCCATACAAACACGAGCCTTTCACGAATTTTAAAGATGAGGAAAACCGTGAAGGATACCTAACAGGATTGAAAACTGTAGAAGGCTATCTTGGCCAGGATTACGACTTGGTGATCGGCGGAGAGAGAATCTCGACTGAGGACAAGATTGTATCTTACAACCCATCCAATAAAGAAGAAGTTATTGGGCGTGTTTCTAAAGCAAACCGCGACTTAGCTGAAAAGGCTATGCAGGCTGCAGTTGAAGCGTTCAAGACTTGGAAAAAAGTGAAGCCTGAAACACGTGCAGATGTATTATTCAAGGCTGCTGCGATCATTCGCCGCCGCAAGCATGAGTTCTCAGCGCTTTTAACAAAGGAAGCAGGTAAGCCATGGAACGAGGCAGATGCTGATACAGCTGAAGCAATCGACTTCCTTGAGTACTATGCCCGCCAAATGCTAAAAATCAAAGACGGAATGCCAGTTAATAGCCGTCCAAATGAATATAACCGTTATGATTACATTCCTCTTGGAGTGGGAATCGTCATTTCACCATGGAACTTCCCATTGGCGATCATGGCTGGTACAACTGTTGCAGCGATCGTTACAGGCAACACAGTTCTATTGAAGCCGGCTTCTACAACTCCAGTAGTTGCAGCTAAGTTTGTTGAAGTTATGGAAGAAGCAGGTCTTCCTGCAGGCGTCCTTAACTTCGTACCAGGAAGCGGCGCAGAAGTGGGCGACTACCTTGTTGACCACAAAGACACTCGCTTCGTAAGCTTCACAGGTTCACGTGATGTGGGTCTGCGTATTTACGAGCGCGCTTCTAAATTGAGCGAAGGCCAAATCTGGCTTAAGCGCGTAATCGCTGAAATGGGCGGAAAAGACACAATGGTTGTTGACAAAGATGCTGATCTTGAATTGGCTGCTCAAGCAATCACTGCTTCTGCATTCGGCTTCTCAGGACAAAAGTGTTCTGCATGTTCACGTGCTGTCATCGTTGAAGATGTATACGACCAGGTTCTTAACCGCGTCGTTGAATTGACAAACGAGCTTAAGCTTGATGATCCTACAGATCAAAGCACATTCATGGGTCCAGTAAACGACCAGGGTGCGTTTGACAAGATCATGAGCTACATCGAAATTGGCAAGGAAGAAGGCCGTTTGATGACTGGAGGCGAAGGAGACAGCTCTAAAGGCTACTTCATCAAGCCGACAGTATTCGCTGATGTCGATCCACAGGCTCGCATCATGCAGGAAGAAATCTTCGGACCGGTTGTTGCTTTCGCAAAAGCGAAGGACTTCGACCATGCGCTTGAAATCGCGAACAACACGGAATACGGCCTGACTGGAGCAGTCATCACTCGCAACCGTGAGAATATCCAGAAGGCACGTGAAGATTTCCATGTAGGAAACCTTTACTTCAACCGCGGCTGCACAGGCGCAATCGTAGGTTACCAGCCATTCGGCGGCTTCAACATGTCAGGAACAGATTCAAAAGCTGGCGGACCAGACTATCTGCTTCTTCACATGCAAGCTAAGACTACTTCTGAAATGTACTAA
- the gatA gene encoding Asp-tRNA(Asn)/Glu-tRNA(Gln) amidotransferase subunit GatA, whose product MSLFEHKISELHELIHKRDLSVSDLVDESFKRIGEVEGKVQAFLTLDEENARAAARSLDDKMIQSAPTSKLFGLPIGIKDNIVTKGLRTTAASKILENFDPIYDATVVQKLKQAETVTIGKLNMDEFAMGSSNENSGFKNTLNPWNLDRVPGGSSGGSAASVAAGEVLFSLGSDTGGSIRQPASFCGVVGMKPTYGLVSRFGLIAFASSLDQIGPITRNVEDNAFLLKAIAGHDEMDSTSANVDIPDYIASLTGDIKGLRIAVPKEYLGEGVSEEVRKSVMDALVILERLGATWEEVSLPHSKYALATYYLLSSSEASANLARFDGVRYGYRSPNSENLLDMYKMTREEGFGEEVKRRIMLGTFALSSGYYDAYYKKAQKVRTLIKQDFEKVFEQYDIIVGPTAPTPAFKIGENTRDPMTMYANDILTIPVNLAGVPAISVPCGFDKGLPLGLQIIGRHFDESTVYKVAHAFEQATDFHKQQPEL is encoded by the coding sequence ATGAGTTTATTTGAACATAAGATTTCCGAGCTGCATGAGCTTATACATAAAAGAGATTTGAGCGTTTCCGATTTGGTCGACGAGTCGTTCAAGCGAATTGGCGAGGTCGAGGGCAAGGTCCAGGCTTTCTTAACTTTGGATGAAGAAAATGCGAGGGCAGCGGCTCGATCATTGGACGACAAGATGATCCAGAGTGCACCAACGAGCAAGCTGTTCGGCCTGCCAATTGGGATCAAGGACAATATTGTTACAAAAGGGCTGCGTACGACCGCAGCGAGCAAGATTCTAGAAAACTTTGACCCTATTTATGATGCGACTGTCGTTCAGAAGTTGAAGCAGGCTGAAACAGTGACCATCGGCAAATTGAATATGGACGAGTTCGCGATGGGATCCTCCAATGAAAATTCCGGTTTTAAAAATACATTAAACCCATGGAATCTTGACCGTGTACCTGGTGGTTCCTCGGGCGGTTCGGCTGCATCGGTTGCTGCTGGGGAAGTCCTTTTCTCGCTTGGTTCCGATACAGGCGGATCGATTCGGCAGCCGGCATCATTCTGCGGAGTTGTCGGCATGAAGCCTACATATGGACTGGTTTCACGCTTCGGCTTGATTGCCTTCGCTTCCTCTTTGGATCAGATCGGCCCGATCACACGCAATGTAGAAGACAATGCTTTTCTTTTAAAAGCAATCGCTGGGCACGATGAAATGGATTCGACATCTGCAAATGTGGACATCCCAGACTATATCGCTTCATTGACTGGCGATATCAAGGGCTTAAGAATCGCTGTGCCGAAGGAATACCTTGGCGAAGGAGTCAGCGAGGAAGTACGAAAATCGGTGATGGATGCGCTTGTGATCCTGGAACGCCTTGGGGCAACGTGGGAAGAAGTATCCCTGCCACACTCCAAGTATGCGCTGGCAACTTACTACCTGCTGTCTTCATCGGAGGCGTCCGCTAACCTGGCGCGCTTTGATGGCGTCCGTTATGGCTATCGTTCACCAAACTCAGAAAACCTTCTCGATATGTACAAGATGACACGAGAGGAAGGCTTTGGGGAAGAAGTAAAGCGCCGGATCATGCTGGGGACGTTTGCGCTTAGTTCTGGTTATTATGATGCTTATTATAAAAAAGCACAGAAGGTCCGCACACTGATCAAGCAGGATTTCGAAAAGGTATTCGAACAATACGATATCATCGTTGGGCCAACAGCTCCTACGCCGGCCTTTAAAATTGGCGAGAACACGAGGGATCCGATGACGATGTATGCGAATGATATTTTGACTATACCGGTTAACCTGGCTGGTGTGCCTGCGATTTCGGTTCCATGCGGCTTTGACAAGGGTCTGCCGCTTGGACTGCAAATCATCGGCCGTCATTTTGATGAAAGCACAGTCTATAAAGTCGCCCACGCATTTGAACAGGCGACAGATTTCCATAAACAACAACCTGAGCTGTAA
- the aceA gene encoding isocitrate lyase, which yields MTQDRVKQLQESWELDNRWAGVERTYSAEDVIKLRGSIDIEYTLARRGAEKLWKLVHEEDFVNALGALTGNQAVQQVKAGLKAIYLSGWQVAADANLSGNMYPDQSLYPANSVPAVVKRINQALQRADQITHGEGDDSIDWFAPIVADAEAGFGGQLNVFELMKGMIEAGAAGVHFEDQLSSEKKCGHLGGKVLLPTQTAVRNLIAARLAADVMGTPTLIVARTDANAADLITSDVDPYDAPFITGERTPEGFFRVKAGLDQAIARGLAYAPYADLVWCETSEPDLDEARRFAEAIHAKYPGKLLAYNCSPSFNWKKKLDDETIAKFQVELGKMGYKFQFVTLAGFHALNHSMFELARGYKERGMAAYSELQEAEFASEQYGYTATRHQREVGTGYFDDVSMVISGGTSSTTALKGSTEEAQFTTS from the coding sequence ATGACTCAAGATCGTGTAAAGCAGTTGCAGGAAAGCTGGGAATTGGATAACAGATGGGCTGGAGTGGAAAGAACTTATAGTGCGGAGGATGTCATCAAGCTTCGCGGCTCCATTGATATTGAGTATACACTGGCACGCCGCGGTGCGGAGAAGCTTTGGAAGCTTGTACATGAAGAGGATTTCGTTAACGCTCTTGGAGCTTTAACTGGGAACCAGGCTGTCCAGCAGGTAAAAGCTGGCCTTAAGGCAATCTACTTGAGTGGCTGGCAGGTTGCAGCGGACGCTAACCTTTCCGGAAACATGTATCCTGACCAGAGTTTGTACCCGGCGAACAGCGTTCCAGCTGTTGTTAAACGCATCAATCAAGCTTTGCAGCGTGCTGACCAGATCACCCATGGTGAAGGAGACGATTCCATCGACTGGTTCGCACCAATCGTGGCTGATGCCGAGGCAGGATTCGGAGGACAGCTGAATGTATTCGAATTGATGAAAGGGATGATTGAAGCAGGCGCAGCAGGCGTTCACTTTGAGGATCAGCTATCTTCTGAAAAGAAATGCGGACACCTTGGCGGAAAGGTACTGCTTCCTACACAGACAGCAGTCCGCAACCTGATTGCCGCCCGTCTTGCGGCAGATGTCATGGGAACGCCAACTTTGATTGTAGCCCGAACTGATGCGAATGCGGCAGATTTGATCACTAGCGATGTCGATCCATACGATGCTCCATTCATCACAGGGGAGAGGACGCCTGAAGGATTCTTCCGTGTGAAGGCTGGCCTTGACCAGGCAATTGCGCGCGGCTTGGCTTATGCTCCGTATGCTGACCTTGTTTGGTGTGAAACTTCTGAGCCGGATCTGGATGAAGCTCGCCGTTTTGCTGAAGCCATTCATGCGAAGTATCCTGGCAAGCTGCTTGCTTACAACTGCTCGCCATCATTCAACTGGAAAAAGAAGCTGGATGACGAAACAATCGCGAAATTCCAGGTCGAGCTTGGCAAAATGGGCTACAAGTTCCAGTTCGTTACACTAGCAGGCTTCCACGCCTTGAACCACAGCATGTTCGAATTGGCCCGCGGCTACAAAGAGCGCGGTATGGCTGCATACTCCGAGCTTCAGGAGGCTGAATTCGCCAGCGAGCAGTACGGCTACACAGCTACAAGACACCAGCGCGAAGTCGGAACAGGTTATTTCGATGATGTATCAATGGTCATTTCCGGAGGAACTTCATCAACGACTGCATTGAAAGGCTCTACGGAAGAAGCGCAGTTCACTACTTCTTGA
- the gatC gene encoding Asp-tRNA(Asn)/Glu-tRNA(Gln) amidotransferase subunit GatC, whose protein sequence is MSRISEEQVKRVAHLARLAITENEAQMLTEQLDKIITYAEQLNELDTDNVEPTSHVLEIKNVMREDRAQQGLPREEVLKNAPEHQDGQFKVPGIME, encoded by the coding sequence ATGTCAAGGATTTCTGAGGAACAGGTGAAGCGTGTTGCACACCTGGCAAGATTGGCGATTACGGAAAATGAAGCGCAAATGCTGACGGAACAGCTGGATAAAATCATTACATATGCGGAGCAGCTTAATGAGCTGGATACAGATAATGTGGAACCGACTTCCCATGTTCTTGAAATCAAGAATGTCATGCGAGAGGATCGTGCCCAACAAGGACTTCCTCGTGAGGAAGTGTTGAAGAATGCACCTGAGCACCAGGATGGGCAGTTCAAAGTGCCAGGGATTATGGAATAG
- a CDS encoding YueI family protein → MSDSKLDDYLQQGIHGAKQTKPDERRRFLTTLRERVVIALTQGEVMRKGVEPEVEQLMDENREAHLFLNGNISYPYLSEYIKAAEKRGIEFTIVTNKDYDSELGLVLAHDHAIDKEEIYLGKKKPVIQTAQASKKKGFFSGFGKLFGK, encoded by the coding sequence TTGAGCGATAGTAAACTGGATGATTATCTGCAGCAGGGGATCCATGGTGCAAAACAGACTAAGCCGGATGAGAGACGGCGTTTCCTTACGACACTAAGGGAGCGGGTGGTCATTGCGCTTACGCAGGGCGAGGTGATGAGGAAGGGTGTTGAACCTGAGGTCGAGCAGCTGATGGATGAAAATCGTGAAGCCCACCTCTTTTTAAATGGAAATATATCATATCCTTATTTATCTGAATACATTAAAGCGGCTGAAAAGCGGGGCATCGAGTTCACGATCGTGACAAACAAGGATTACGATTCCGAGCTCGGACTTGTTTTGGCCCATGACCATGCGATTGATAAAGAGGAGATTTATCTTGGTAAAAAGAAACCGGTGATCCAGACAGCTCAAGCCAGCAAGAAAAAGGGTTTCTTTTCTGGATTTGGGAAGTTATTTGGGAAGTAG
- a CDS encoding CamS family sex pheromone protein yields MRKLSMVALSLVLLLTACAPNFQKQEEVVQEKDDETKEKAIIPKYKISDKYYRTIMPFEPGEARGMVVNNLNTRYDITEFETGLMRVAQNSFPTDEYVFKEGQYLKRSTVTSWLEREMTPAQVEAKEKELQAKAKKENRNEKITVKNLGLNPPLPGNGDVHEQNKKNPIYLAHILEHNYLVQSGKEDTYQLGGIAIGLALNSVHYYQTEQYGAVYEKNISRSVLEAEGKKIAQEVINRIRGIEELRNVPITIGLFEQESRSSVVPGNFFTYAEVSQGSNNIGSWKDIKEEYILFPSEKAEKDHRDDLTFFQNFKQDVEEYFPNFNGVIGKGFYLDGQLQELNIEIPIQFYGEAEAIGFTQYVTGLVMEHFPNYISVQVSVSSVLGQEALIVKKPDQDEPFVHIYQ; encoded by the coding sequence ATGAGGAAGCTCTCAATGGTCGCTCTATCTCTTGTCCTTTTGCTGACGGCCTGCGCCCCTAATTTTCAAAAGCAGGAAGAGGTCGTCCAGGAGAAGGATGATGAAACAAAGGAAAAAGCGATTATTCCGAAGTATAAAATTTCGGACAAATATTACCGTACCATTATGCCGTTCGAGCCTGGGGAAGCTCGCGGCATGGTCGTCAACAATCTGAATACCCGATATGACATCACCGAGTTTGAAACGGGATTGATGCGGGTTGCCCAAAATTCTTTTCCGACAGATGAATATGTTTTTAAAGAAGGCCAGTATCTCAAACGCAGCACTGTAACATCGTGGCTGGAGCGTGAAATGACTCCGGCTCAGGTAGAGGCAAAGGAAAAAGAGTTACAGGCTAAGGCAAAAAAAGAAAATAGAAATGAAAAGATTACAGTTAAAAACTTGGGGTTGAATCCTCCTTTACCTGGGAATGGCGATGTCCATGAACAGAATAAAAAGAATCCTATTTATCTAGCACATATCCTGGAGCATAACTATCTCGTCCAATCAGGGAAAGAGGACACGTACCAGCTTGGCGGCATTGCAATCGGGCTGGCGCTGAATTCTGTCCACTATTATCAAACAGAACAATATGGGGCAGTGTATGAGAAAAATATTTCCCGTTCCGTTCTTGAAGCGGAAGGGAAGAAAATCGCCCAGGAAGTCATCAACAGGATCAGAGGAATCGAAGAATTGAGAAATGTACCGATTACGATCGGATTGTTTGAACAGGAAAGCCGCTCCTCTGTTGTTCCTGGCAACTTTTTCACCTATGCAGAAGTTTCCCAGGGCAGCAACAATATCGGCAGCTGGAAGGATATAAAAGAAGAATACATCCTGTTCCCGTCAGAAAAAGCCGAGAAGGATCACAGGGATGACCTGACATTCTTCCAGAACTTCAAGCAGGATGTTGAGGAGTATTTCCCTAACTTCAACGGCGTCATCGGCAAAGGTTTTTATCTCGATGGCCAGCTGCAAGAGTTGAATATCGAGATTCCTATCCAGTTTTATGGCGAAGCCGAGGCGATTGGTTTCACCCAGTATGTAACAGGACTGGTCATGGAGCACTTCCCTAACTATATCTCCGTGCAGGTCAGCGTATCATCTGTACTGGGACAGGAAGCCCTGATCGTGAAAAAGCCAGACCAGGACGAACCATTTGTGCATATCTATCAATAA